The region CATATGCTTTATACCGCCGTAAACATGTCCGCGCCGGTCGTCATCCGCTACCCGCGCGGCAGCGGCCTCGGCGTCGACACAACCGAGCCATACCGCAAGCTCGACCTTGGCCGCGCTGAAGAACTGCGCGCCGGGAAAGATGTCGTTCTGCTGGCGGCCGGTGTTATGGCCGCACCCTGCCTGGCGGCCAGCGACCTCCTGGCGCGGCACGGCATCCGGGCCGGCGTTGTCAACGCCCGCTACATCAAGCCCCTCGATGAGCAGCTTATCCGCAAGCTGGCGCGTGAAGTAGGGGTCATCGTGACCGTTGAAGACAATATTCTAGCCGGCGGCTTCGGCTCCGCCGTACTCGAATACGTTAACGCCGAAAACCTTAACTGGGTAAAAGTATTCCGGGTGGGCCTCCCCGACAAGTTCATCGAACACGGCTCACGCGCCCAACTCCTCGCAAAATACGGCCTCACCGGCGAAGGTATCGCCGCGGTCGTCGCCCAATATATGCAACGGTTCGGGGTGCGATGATGGGCAAGGAGCGCCTCGATGCCCTTGTCGTGCAAAAAGGCCTGGCAGCCAGCCGGGAACGGGCCAAAGCCATGATAATGGCCGGGCAGGTTTATGTCGATGGCAGGAAAACCGACAAGGCGGGCACGCTCGTGCCGGAGGCCGCGGTCGTAACCGTCAGCGGGCGCGACCTCGCCTACGTAAGCCGCGGCGGGCTGAAACTCGCCAAAGCGCTCGAAGTTTTCGGCATCGAGCTTACCGGCAGAATCATGGCCGACATCGGCGCTTCCACCGGCGGTTTCACCGACTGCGCCCTCCAGAACGGGGCGGCCAGGGTTTACGCCATCGACGTGGGTTATGGCCAATTGGCCTGGTCACTCAGAACCGACCCGCGGGTCGTCAACATGGAGCGCACCAACATCCGCGACGTAACGCCGGCGGACATCGGTGAGCCGCTGACGTTCGCCGCCGTCGACGTAGCCTTTATCTCGCTCGACAAAGTATTGCCGGTTTTAAGGACGCTGCTCGCGCCGGCGGGCGAGGCGATAACGCTCGTCAAGCCGCAATTCGAGGCCGGGCGGGAAAAAGTCGGCAAGCGCGGTGTCGTCAAAGATGCCGCCGTCCACCGCGAAGTCATATCGCGTATTATCGCCGTTGCCCGCGATCTCGGCTTTCTTCCCGCCGGTCTGACCTATTCGCCGGTAAAGGGGCCGGAAGGCAACATTGAATATCTCTTATACTTGAAAACTGCCGCCGAAGGCGCAGGGATAAGCGACGACGCCGTCGACGAGACGGTGGCCGAGGCCCACGCCGTTTTGCGCGGATAAATAGGGAGGGGAAGGCCGTGCTGACTGTCGGCATATTCCCGAACACCAGGAAGGAAAGCGTCGGCACCGTGCTCGACTGGCTGGTCCGGCACTTCAAGGAAAGCAACATCCGCACCCTTCTGCCCACGGACGCGGCCCGGGAGATGAATTGTCCCGAGTTCGGCTGCGGGAAAGAGGAGTTTAAGGAACAGATCGACCTCGCCATCGCTCTGGGAGGCGACGGCACGCTCATCAGCGCCGCCCGCGAAGTCGCTCCGGCCGGCGTCCCGGTCTGCGGCGTCAACCTGGGCCAACTGGGCTTTCTAACCGAAGTCGAGCTGCCTGATCTCGCCCCGGCT is a window of Selenomonadales bacterium 4137-cl DNA encoding:
- a CDS encoding TlyA family RNA methyltransferase; translated protein: MGKERLDALVVQKGLAASRERAKAMIMAGQVYVDGRKTDKAGTLVPEAAVVTVSGRDLAYVSRGGLKLAKALEVFGIELTGRIMADIGASTGGFTDCALQNGAARVYAIDVGYGQLAWSLRTDPRVVNMERTNIRDVTPADIGEPLTFAAVDVAFISLDKVLPVLRTLLAPAGEAITLVKPQFEAGREKVGKRGVVKDAAVHREVISRIIAVARDLGFLPAGLTYSPVKGPEGNIEYLLYLKTAAEGAGISDDAVDETVAEAHAVLRG